One Triticum dicoccoides isolate Atlit2015 ecotype Zavitan chromosome 4B, WEW_v2.0, whole genome shotgun sequence genomic window carries:
- the LOC119294069 gene encoding uncharacterized protein At4g15970-like — MAAPLWPRANESGGWPEQGGAGPGARRLATALLFLAAVALPCLVLYRAVAPGGVLVQPAARLPWLQAGAPPHDDDDVDLVQESESEDVRLERVLRAAAMANDTVILTTLNSAWVEPGSMVDVFLESFRLGEHTRELLDHLVIVSLDLAAHRRCKQIHPHCLAVATEGVDFSGQKNFMTDGYLRMMWRRIDFLRQVLEKGYSFIFTDTDIVWLRSPLPRLYAEGDFQIACDHFTGDPDDVLGNAPNGGFAYARANTETVELYRYWYAARERHPGLHDQDVLNLIKADRYLAEVGVRIRFLSTEFFGGLCEPSRNLSAVCTMHANCCVGLRRKIADLTLILHDWRSFMSLRGPDKRSAASWSVPRNCSLDKVEE; from the exons ATGGCCGCGCCGCTGTGGCCGCGCGCCAATGAGAGCGGCGGCTGGCCGGAGCAGGGCGGCGCCGGGCCGGGGGCGAGGCGGCTGGCCACGGCGCTGCTGTTCCTGGCGGCCGTCGCGCTGCCGTGCCTCGTGCTGTACCGCGCCGTCGCGCCCGGCGGGGTGCTCGTCCAGCCCGCCGCCCGCCTGCCGTGGCTACAGGCCGGCGCGCCGCCGCACGACGACGACGACGTCGACCT CGTGCAGGAGAGCGAGAGCGAGGACGTGAGGCTGGAGCGAGTGCTCCGGGCGGCGGCGATGGCCAACGACACGGTGATCCTGACGACGCTCAACTCGGCGTGGGTGGAGCCGGGGTCCATGGTGGACGTGTTCCTGGAGAGCTTCCGGTTGGGCGAGCACACCCGGGAGCTGCTCGACCACCTCGTCATCGTCTCGCTCGACCTCGCGGCGCACCGCCGCTGCAAGCAGATCCACCCGCACTGCCTGGCGGTGGCCACGGAGGGCGTCGACTTCTCGGGGCAGAAGAACTTCATGACGGACGGGTACCTGCGGATGATGTGGCGCCGGATCGACTTCCTCCGGCAGGTCCTGGAGAAGGGCTACAGCTTCATCTTCACGGACACGGACATCGTGTGGCTGCGCAGCCCGCTGCCGCGCCTCTACGCCGAGGGGGACTTCCAGATCGCCTGCGACCACTTCACCGGCGACCCCGACGACGTCCTCGGCAACGCGCCCAACGGCGGCTTCGCCTACGCGCGCGCCAACACCGAGACGGTGGAGCTGTACCGCTACTGGTACGCGGCTAGGGAGCGCCACCCGGGCCTGCACGACCAGGACGTGCTCAACCTCATCAAGGCCGACCGCTACCTGGCCGAGGTGGGCGTCCGGATCAGGTTCCTCAGCACCGAATTCTTCGGGGGCCTCTGCGAGCCCAGCCGCAACCTCAGCGCCGTCTGCACCATGCACGCCAACTGCTGCGTCGGCCTCCGCCGCAAGATCGCCGACCTCACCCTCATCCTCCACGACTGGAGGAGCTTCATGTCGCTCAGGGGCCCCGACAAGCGCTCCGCCGCCTCATGGAGCGTGCCACGGAACTGCAG CCTGGATAAAGTGGAGGAGTAG